The Penicillium digitatum chromosome 6, complete sequence genome has a window encoding:
- a CDS encoding Multicopper oxidase, copper-binding site, which translates to MSSSFKRLGRLGGTKSKTGLIRRIRRVKCGEEKPNCWRCTSTSRPCDYSTRPLKAFGRPQLNLTTFSCQRSRERRAFEYYFHQAGPSLAGVLDQAFWRGSVLQICRVEPLVWDAIISLSALYERPPIHETSPWLLLNDSAAVRNQHHHEALVWYSRSLTLLQQRINQGTADLMVSLISCILFIAIELLQGSRKGAQVLYKHGAQLIFGAASTAPSTIAALEPIFRRLGTWVFITTGMSDESWNYHLAVPDERLTSTEGARNVLYSIVAEMKALDVDSKAYMRRTAEGQPHEYHLFTSLKPMHVSNVDGATALLLMTYTSVFIEAEAMLSFDQGVYDAYEFEFAQIIDWAPIAIAWTRSSEGKQPQFMFEMGVFLPLFITGLKCPFPRLRRQALRYMTEAPPAQGLFLCTPAAHIVAILIGLEENPDSLPEKVSEVYALLAEPGHIPPVQYRTWDFSVASVMDEKGQVRNWLNYTLHHLAGEGRI; encoded by the exons ATGAGCTCATCCTTCAAGCGCCTTGGTCGTCTCGGAGGCACCAAGTCCAAGACCGG TTTGATCCGCAGAATTCGACGTGTAAAATGTGGCGAGGAGAAACCAAATTGCTGGAGATGTACCAGTACAAGCCGGCCGTGTGATTATAGCACCCGTCCTCTAAAGGCTTTTGGACGGCCCCAACTGAACCTCACGACCTTCTCATGTCAGAGATCGCGAGAGCGTCGTGCTTTTGAATATTATTTCCATCAAGCCGGTCCATCACTTGCAGGAGTCCTGGACCAGGCCTTCTGGAGAGGCTCGGTCCTCCAAATCTGCCGGGTAGAGCCACTTGTTTGGGATGCGATCATCTCGCTCAGCGCGCTCTACGAACGACCTCCCATTCACGAGACGTCGCCTTGGTTACTTCTAAATGATTCAGCTGCGGTGCGAAATCAACACCATCATGAAGCGCTGGTCTGGTACTCCCGCTCGCTGACCCTCCTACAGCAACGTATTAATCAGGGCACGGCAGACTTGATGGTGTCATTGATCAGCTGCATTCTCTTCATTGCCATCGAGCTCTTACAGGGGAGCCGCAAAGGTGCTCAGGTCCTGTACAAACACGGTGCCCAACTGATTTTTGGTGCTGCGTCAACAGCACCATCGACCATCGCCGCCCTAGAGCCCATTTTCCGCCGTTTGGGAACGTGGGTCTTCATCACCACTGGAATGTCAGACGAAAGCTGGAATTATCATTTGGCTGTTCCAGATGAGCGCTTGACTTCGACCGAAGGGGCAAGAAACGTTCTGTATAGCATTGTAGCCGAAATGAAGGCCCTCGACGTTGACTCCAAAGCTTATATGCGCCGAACAGCAGAGGGTCAGCCGCACGAG TATCACCTCTTTACATCCTTGAAACCAATGCATGTCTCGAACGTGGACGGTGCAACTGCGCTTCTCCTGATGACATATACGAGTGTCTTCATCGAAGCAGAAGCCATGCTGAGTTTCGATCAAGGTGTATATGACGCCTACGAATTTGAATTCGCCCAGATCATCGACTGGGCCCCCATCGCTATTGCATGGACGCGCAGCTCGGAAGGGAAACAGCCGCAGTTTATGTTTGAAATGGGCGTATTCCTCCCGCTTTTCATCACCGGGCTTAAATGTCCCTTCCCTAGGCTACGCCGCCAGGCATTACGGTATATGACGGAGGCACCTCCAGCACAAGGGCTGTTTCTGTGCACTCCAGCCGCTCATATCGTGGCTATTCTCATTGGGCTAGAAGAGAACCCCGACAGCCTGCCCGAAAAAGTCTCTGAAGTATATGCCCTGCTGGCCGAACCAGGTCATATCCCACCAGTGCAATATCGCACATGGGATTTCAGTGTGGCGTCG
- a CDS encoding 4-nitrophenylphosphatase, with protein MTQESSQVAPRYLTGDKAGLQEFLAKFDVFLFDCDGVLWSGDHLFPGTVETLELLRKNGKQVVFVTNNSTKSRADYRKKLEGLGIPSTVEEIFSSSYSSSIYISRILQLPENKRKVFVIGETGIEQELRSENVPFIGGTDPAYRRDVTPEDYKKIAAGDESILHPEVGVVLVGLDFHMNYLKIALAYHYIKRGAVFLATNIDSTLPSSGSLFPGAGSMSAPLIMMLNQEPIALGKPGQAMMDSIEGKFQFDRSRACMVGDRANTDIRFGLEGKLGGTLGVLTGVSSKEDFVSGDVRPHAYLDQLSDLLGSE; from the exons ATGACGCAAGAATCCTCGCAAGTTGCGCCCCGCTACTTGACCGGCGATAAGGCCGGCCTCCAGGAGTTCCTGGCCAAATTTGAT GTGTTCCTCTTCGACTGTGATG GCGTTTTATGGTCCGGTGACCATCTCTTCCCCGGAACCGTGGAGACACTGGAGCTTCTCCGAAAGAACG GAAAGCAAGTGGTCTTCGTGACGAATAACAGCACCAAGTCGCGCGCAGACTACCGCAAGAAACTCGAAGGCTTGGGGATTCCCAGTACCGTG GAAGAGATCTTTTCCTCCTCATACAGCTCCTCTATCTACATTTCCCGCATCCTCCAGCTCCCTGAAAACAAGCGCAAAGTCTTTGTGATCGGCGAGACAGGCATCGAACAAGAACTCCGCTCCGAGAACGTCCCATTCATTGGCGGCACAGACCCCGCGTACCGCCGCGATGTCACACCAGAGGACTACAAGAAGATTGCAGCGGGCGATGAATCGATTCTACACCCCGAAGTTGGTGTCGTCCTCGTCGGTCTCGACTTCCACATGAACTACCTTAAAATTGCGTTGGCGTACCACTACATCAAGCGCGGCGCGGTCTTCCTCGCCACCAACATTGACTCCACCCTGCCGAGCTCCGGGTCTCTATTCCCTGGCGCTGGCTCCATGAGCGCGCCATTGATAATGATGCTGAATCAGGAGCCAATCGCACTCGGCAAACCCGGTCAGGCCATGATGGATTCCATCGAGGGCAAGTTCCAGTTTGATCGTAGCCGGGCCTGCATGGTTGGGGATCGTGCGAATACGGATATTCGCTTTGGACTTGAGGGGAAGCTTGGTGGTACGCTGGGTGTTTTGACTGGTGTCTCTTCCAAGGAGGACTTCGTTTCTGGCGATGTCCGACCTCATGCTTACTTGGATCAGCTTTCTGATCTGCTGGGCTCGGAGTAG
- a CDS encoding MRS7 family protein — MRATGLVRGTPAFRSALISRSRSSALSPASIAARSLLRNGRDLPSQVSAIAILMPQRGYATEQSTSNNSSQNYPPPGFNAEQAKKPLSQDQTAQSQSTVAQNPPVETQSAVSKSASAGVVATTSPGDQKLTEKKPVKKLTLGQKIKKELQHYWDGTKLLSTEVKISSRLALKMAGGYELSRREHRQLQRTTKDLGRLVPFSVFLIVPFAELLLPVALKLFPNMLPSTYEGQKARDAKALNLRSTRKEVSGFLRNTIRETGLPLTAATVKNDEFTDFFRKIRTTGESPSTEDVIKVCKVFKDDLTLDNLSRPQLVGICRYMNLNSFGTDAMLRYTIRHRMRQIKRDDRAIFYEGVDSLSVPELQMASASRGIRTHGVSPARLREDLGMWLELRLKQGVPSTLLVLSNAYLYTQGGKESEFASQIDALKSVLSSIPEELFHEIELEVHNAEGAATNKQRLEVIKEQEELIEEENEQNSENESTGVSAPKDIEDIDEKEEAKVEALSDGARQSAEANEALVEGQRAEKATESKDAKKGESS, encoded by the exons ATGAGAGCGACCGGATTAGTCCGCGGAACACCTGCTTTCCGGTCTGCACTGATCA GCCGTAGTCGTTCCAGTGCACTGAGCCCAGCCTCGATTGCAGCCCGTAGCCTTCTACGAAACGGTCGTGACCTGCCATCCCAAGTGTCCGCGATTGCCATTCTGATGCCACAGCGTGGATATGCGACCGAACAATCCACATCGAACAACTCTTCCCAGAACTACCCTCCCCCCGGGTTCAATGCCGAGCAAGCCAAGAAGCCGCTCTCCCAAGATCAGACCGCGCAGTCACAATCTACAGTTGCGCAGAACCCACCCGTTGAGACACAGTCAGCTGTGAGCAAGTCAGCGTCCGCTGGAGTCGTTGCAACGACGAGCCCGGGTGATCAGAAGTTGACCGAGAAGAAGCCCGTGAAAAAGTTGACACTTGGACAAAAGATTAAGAAAGAGTTGCAGCACTACTGGGATGGAACAAAGCTGCTTTCTACTGAGGTCAAGATTAGTTCGAGACTGGCGTTGAAGATGGCCGGTGGTTATGAGCTCAGTCGCCGAGAGCACCGCCAG CTCCAACGTACCACAAAGGATCTAGGACGACTGGTTCCTTTTTCGGTGTTCCTCATCGTTCCCTTTGCCGAACTCCTGCTCCCCGTCGCCCTGAAGCTCTTCCCCAACATGCTCCCTAGCACCTACGAAGGACAGAAGGCCCGTGATGCCAAGGCCTTGAACCTCAGATCGACTCGGAAAGAAGTTTCTGGATTCTTGCGCAACACCATACGGGAAACCGGTTTGCCCTTGACCGCCGCCACCGTTAAAAACGACGAATTCACCGATTTCTTCCGCAAGATTCGCACTACTGGCGAATCACCCTCCACAGAGGATGTCATCAAGGTTTGCAAGGTCTTCAAGGATGACCTCACCCTTGACAACCTGTCTCGACCCCAGCTGGTTGGCATTTGCCGCTACATGAATCTGAACTCCTTTGGTACTGACGCTATGCTCCGGTATACCATCCGACACCGCATGCGCCAGATCAAGCGTGATGACCGCGCAATCTTCTACGAGGGCGTTGATTCGCTTTCCGTCCCAGAGCTGCAGATGGCTAGCGCCTCGCGCGGAATTCGCACACACGGTGTCTCCCCCGCGCGCCTGCGTGAGGATCTCGGCATGTGGCTCGAGCTGCGTCTCAAGCAGGGCGTTCCCTCAACTCTGCTGGTTTTGAGCAACGCCTATCTGTACACGCAGGGTGGCAAGGAGTCCGAGTTTGCATCGCAAATCGATGCGCTCAAGTCTGTGCTTTCTAGTATTCCCGAGGAGTTGTTCCACGAAATTGAGCTCGAGGTCCACAATGCCGAGGGTGCTGCCACCAACAAGCAGCGTCTTGAGGTTATCaaggagcaggaggagcTGATTGAGGAGGAAAATGAGCAGAACAGCGAGAACGAGAGCACGGGTGTTTCCGCGCCTAAGGATATCGAGGACATTgacgagaaggaggaggctaAGGTTGAGGCTCTCTCTGACGGCGCTAGGCAGTCTGCTGAGGCTAATGAGGCCTTGGTGGAAGGTCAGCGCGCTGAGAAGGCCACCGAGTCCAAGGACGCGAAAAAGGGCGAAAGCTCGTAG
- a CDS encoding subunit of the multiprotein cohesin complex → MEMNRGYPFPGDVLERRHSDSCIPQQPPMNMSTIPKQPHTAEHTHPHFAMIYLDHNGQWQLQASPSIAGCEGAIFTPEVTDRFIEMTGQALQTSPQFTNPTQVHHSPWDEQQPSGWGPTSQTRQAEMIPFQWSSQQSRKKSKRAGGIPRSRPKSSSPPPTAPPPGRTVLRVGNRALLRRYYEKAFEDFQQLNCRAIAKSYIKLVEPRKQVHYPYNGRRVIAGVSQRVDPEFTKPAWWPTGVLHKEPDHLLKPDRLQLLVHILCELKDSHGVTTDKLRDAGQDVRRQITPAHRLQVLDEIYFVRHMEEQFLDGEIDANTLIQVTQTHLPEAVYQGGDGLSSHALAAPAAASVIEVEHDMHSAGDNTGASFQEEEDSKLHHSHCQPLSPTTSESSGSHSPTGSFGYPMGIAPSVHVIPPLESPNVTKSMHPDPSYLSGYYQQPKYLEFLSIQPPLTSQAHVNFSPSRWLLFESLLNLRDCIKAAAVALYRRLLCHAPVSPELFTPWTTNHSSPSSPSPTNAGSTDKSTVSQH, encoded by the exons ATGGAGATGAATCGTGGATATCCATTCCCCGGAGACGTACTGGAACGAAGGCATTCTGATTCGTGCATCCCGCAGCAACCGCCGATGAACATG TCAACCATTCCTAAACAACCTCACACCGCCGAACATACACATCCACACTTCGCCATGATATATCTCGACCACAACGGTCAATGGCAACTGCAAGCCTCACCCTCCATTGCAGGCTGTGAAGGCGCCATATTCACCCCAGAGGTTACAGACCGATTCATCGAAATGACTGGACAGGCCTTACAGACCAGTCCGCAGTTTACAA ACCCAACTCAGGTACACCACTCCCCTTGGGATGAGCAGCAACCTTCGGGATGGGGCCCCACCAGCCAGACCAGACAGGCCGAGATGATCCCGTTCCAATGGTCGTCACAGCAAAGCCGAAAAAAGTCAAAGCGTGCAGGCGGTATTCCCAGGTCTCGACCCAAGTCTAGCTCGCCGCCGCCTACCGCACCTCCACCTGGACGCACCGTTCTTCGTGTTGGCAACCGGGCGCTGCTGCGACGGTACTATGAGAAGGCATTCGAGGACTTCCAGCAGCTAAACTGCCGTGCCATCGCAAAATCCTATATTAAGCTTGTCGAGCCGAGAAAGCAGGTCCATTACCCGTACAATGGGCGAAGGGTTATTGCCGGTGTCTCACAGCGTGTTGACCCGGAATTCACCAAGCCTGCGTGGTGGCCCACTGGTGTCTTACACAAGGAGCCCGATCATCTGTTGAAACCTG ACCGACTGCAACTTCTTGTTCATATCCTCTGTGAACTAAAAGACAGCCACGGAGTTACAACAGACAAACTACGAGATGCTGGCCAAGATGTGAGACGTCAAATTACCCCTGCCCACCGGCTGCAGGTCCTGGACGAGATCTACTTTGTGCGACACATGGAAGAACAGTTTTTAGATGGTGAAATCG ACGCCAATACCTTGATTCAGGTAACACAAACACATTTACCAGAAGCAGTTTACCAAGGCGGCGATGGATTATCATCCCATGCACTCGCAgcaccggcagcagcgtcCGTGATCGAGGTCGAACATGATATGCACAGCGCAGGTGATAACACCGGTGCTTCTttccaggaagaagaagactcaAAGCTACACCACTCGCATTGTCAGCCCCTCTCACCCACCACTAGCGAGTCAAGTGGTTCGCACAGCCCAACAGGTAGTTTTGGCTACCCGATGGGTATAGCACCATCAGTGCATGTAATCCCCCCCCTCGAATCCCCGAACGTCACAAAGTCGATGCATCCAGACCCGAGTTACCTGTCTGGGTACTACCAGCAGCC CAAATACCTGGAGTTT CTCTCCATCCAACCACCACTCACATCACAAGCACACGTCAATTTCTCACCTTCTCGCTGGCTCTTGTTCGAGTCTCTCCTCAACCTTCGTGACTGCATCAAAGCAGCAGCAGTAGCTCTATATCGCCGCCTTTTGTGTCATGCGCCAGTGAGTCCGGAGTTGTTTACTCCGTGGACCACCAACCACAGTTCGCCATCCTCGCCCAGTCCAACAAACGCGGGATCTACTGATAAG TCGACCGTATCCCAACACTAG